A region from the Palaeococcus ferrophilus DSM 13482 genome encodes:
- a CDS encoding glutamate--tRNA ligase, which produces MEMEEIILKYALINAYTHNGKANPKAVIGKVLGENPELRPRAREIIPLVNEVVEKVNALSLEEQEAKLREIYPEFFEAKKEKKEEKKGLPPLPRAEKGKVVTRFAPNPDGVFHLGNARAAILSHEYARLYGGKFILRFDDTDPKVKRPEPKFYEWIKEDLEWLGMRPDEIHIASDRLELYYSYAEKLLEMGRAYVCTCKPEKFRELRDKGVACPHREEPPEVQLERWRKMLNGEYKEGEAVVRIKTDLKHPNPAVRDWPALRIIDEPNHPRTGNKYRVWPLYNFASAIDDHELGVTHIFRGQEHAENETRQRYLYEYLGWEYPVAVHHGRLSIEGVVLSKSKTRKGIEEGKYLGWDDPRLGTIRALKRRGIRPEAIRELIVEVGLKTSDTTISWDNLAAINRRIIEPIANRYFFVADPIPMYIEGAREFVAEIPLHPDHPERGKRRLKFEPGKPLYVSKDDMELFKPGNFVRLKDLFNVEILEASEEGIKARFHSVEYEVARENRWRMVHWVTEGKPCEVLVPEGDELIIREGLLESDADVKVDEVVQFERFGFVRIDEVGEKVVAIFAHR; this is translated from the coding sequence ATGGAAATGGAGGAGATTATCCTTAAGTACGCGCTCATCAACGCATACACCCACAATGGAAAGGCCAACCCCAAGGCGGTCATAGGGAAGGTTCTCGGAGAGAACCCCGAGCTCAGGCCCAGGGCGAGGGAGATAATCCCCCTCGTGAACGAGGTCGTTGAGAAGGTGAACGCCCTCTCGCTTGAAGAACAGGAGGCAAAGCTGAGGGAAATTTATCCGGAGTTCTTTGAGGCCAAAAAGGAGAAGAAGGAGGAGAAGAAGGGCCTCCCGCCCCTTCCGAGGGCGGAGAAGGGTAAGGTCGTTACGCGCTTCGCCCCCAATCCGGACGGTGTCTTCCACCTCGGGAACGCTAGGGCCGCTATTCTCAGCCATGAGTACGCGAGGCTCTACGGCGGAAAGTTCATCCTCCGCTTCGACGACACAGACCCAAAGGTCAAGCGGCCCGAGCCGAAGTTCTACGAGTGGATAAAGGAGGACCTCGAGTGGCTTGGAATGAGGCCGGACGAGATTCACATAGCCAGCGACAGGCTCGAGCTCTACTACTCCTACGCCGAGAAGCTCCTTGAAATGGGTAGGGCCTACGTGTGCACCTGTAAACCCGAGAAATTCCGCGAGCTTAGGGATAAGGGTGTTGCCTGCCCCCACCGCGAGGAGCCCCCTGAAGTGCAGCTCGAGCGCTGGAGGAAGATGCTCAACGGAGAGTACAAAGAGGGCGAGGCCGTCGTCAGGATAAAGACCGACCTCAAGCATCCAAATCCGGCAGTTAGGGACTGGCCTGCCCTCAGGATCATTGACGAGCCCAACCACCCGAGGACCGGAAACAAATACCGCGTGTGGCCCCTCTACAACTTCGCCTCTGCCATAGATGACCACGAGCTTGGCGTTACCCACATCTTCCGCGGGCAGGAGCACGCCGAGAACGAGACGAGGCAGCGCTACCTCTACGAGTACCTCGGCTGGGAGTACCCCGTGGCGGTCCACCACGGAAGGCTCAGCATAGAGGGCGTTGTCCTGAGCAAGTCGAAGACCAGGAAGGGAATCGAGGAGGGCAAATACCTCGGGTGGGACGACCCGCGCCTTGGAACAATAAGGGCCCTAAAGAGGCGCGGCATAAGGCCTGAAGCGATAAGGGAGCTTATAGTCGAAGTTGGCCTCAAGACGAGCGACACCACAATAAGCTGGGACAACCTAGCGGCCATAAACAGGAGAATAATCGAGCCTATAGCCAACCGCTACTTCTTCGTCGCCGATCCAATTCCGATGTACATTGAAGGCGCCAGGGAGTTCGTTGCCGAGATACCCCTCCACCCCGACCACCCGGAGAGAGGTAAGAGGAGGCTCAAGTTCGAGCCGGGCAAACCCCTCTACGTCTCAAAGGACGACATGGAACTCTTCAAGCCCGGGAACTTCGTCCGCCTTAAGGACCTCTTCAACGTCGAAATCCTCGAGGCGAGCGAGGAGGGAATTAAGGCGCGCTTCCACAGCGTTGAGTACGAGGTTGCCAGGGAGAACCGTTGGAGGATGGTTCACTGGGTGACGGAAGGAAAGCCCTGCGAAGTCCTCGTTCCGGAAGGGGACGAGCTGATCATCAGAGAAGGCCTCCTCGAGAGCGATGCCGACGTTAAGGTTGACGAGGTGGTCCAGTTCGAGCGCTTCGGCTTCGTCAGGATAGACGAGGTTGGGGAGAAGGTGGTGGCGATATTCGCCCACCGGTGA
- the dnaG gene encoding DNA primase DnaG, with translation MKRKKVVVQHLIEKTAKHARRKEGGNMAGKDEFGTTKYVVYAEFEANGVVERPDVVGAIFGQTEGLLGDDLDLRELQKTGRIGRIKVDVHTKAGKTYGTITVPSSLDRVETAILAAALETIDRVGPAEARIRVIRIEDVRATKRKYIVERAKEILEGMMQQEIPESQELTDEVKKAVRAKELIEFGPEKLPAGPHVPFSDSIIVVEGRADVLNLLKHGIKNAIAVEGTSIPETIIKLSKERIVTAFTDGDRGGELILKELLQVADVDYVARAPQGKEVEELTKKEIVKSLRSKVPAEQVINEIFYKGKDFYEVMREKNREREEKEARPLIQPQPAQPVKMAPREEPKPQPKPEPKREERIVKPIQRAPSGELNRFSDFIEKVKSNGSAILLGENGDVVAEVPVRDLLSTLGEKEGINAVIFNGIITQRLIDIVSEKGVKYLVGARKANVVRRPIDLKILTFAE, from the coding sequence ATGAAGCGAAAGAAAGTGGTAGTGCAGCACCTTATTGAAAAGACGGCGAAACACGCAAGAAGGAAGGAAGGTGGTAACATGGCTGGAAAGGACGAATTCGGAACCACAAAATACGTTGTTTATGCTGAGTTTGAGGCCAACGGTGTTGTTGAAAGGCCCGATGTTGTTGGAGCTATTTTTGGCCAGACTGAGGGGCTCCTTGGGGACGATTTGGATTTAAGGGAGCTCCAGAAAACCGGAAGGATAGGGAGGATTAAAGTAGACGTTCACACAAAAGCTGGAAAAACCTACGGAACTATAACCGTTCCCTCAAGCCTGGATAGGGTTGAAACGGCGATTCTGGCGGCTGCGCTAGAAACTATAGATCGCGTTGGCCCCGCAGAGGCGAGGATAAGGGTCATACGCATAGAGGACGTCAGGGCAACCAAGAGGAAGTACATCGTCGAGAGGGCCAAGGAGATACTCGAGGGAATGATGCAGCAGGAGATACCCGAGAGCCAGGAGCTCACCGATGAGGTCAAGAAAGCGGTAAGGGCGAAGGAGCTCATAGAATTCGGTCCTGAGAAGCTCCCGGCCGGCCCACACGTGCCGTTCTCCGACTCAATCATAGTCGTTGAGGGAAGGGCGGACGTTCTCAACCTCCTCAAGCACGGCATAAAGAACGCCATAGCCGTCGAGGGCACCTCCATCCCAGAGACCATCATAAAGCTCAGCAAGGAGAGAATCGTTACCGCCTTCACCGACGGAGACCGCGGCGGCGAGCTCATCCTCAAGGAACTCCTCCAGGTCGCGGATGTGGACTACGTGGCGAGGGCCCCGCAGGGCAAGGAGGTTGAGGAGCTCACGAAGAAGGAGATAGTGAAGTCGCTCAGGAGCAAGGTTCCAGCGGAGCAGGTCATAAACGAGATATTCTACAAGGGCAAGGACTTCTACGAGGTAATGCGCGAAAAGAACAGGGAGAGGGAGGAGAAGGAGGCAAGGCCTCTCATCCAGCCCCAGCCGGCTCAGCCCGTGAAGATGGCCCCCAGGGAGGAGCCCAAGCCCCAGCCGAAGCCCGAGCCCAAGAGGGAGGAAAGGATAGTTAAGCCCATTCAGAGGGCTCCCTCGGGAGAACTCAACAGGTTCAGCGACTTCATAGAGAAGGTCAAGTCCAACGGTTCCGCCATACTGCTCGGTGAGAACGGCGATGTTGTCGCGGAAGTGCCCGTTAGGGATCTCCTCTCGACCCTCGGGGAAAAGGAGGGCATAAACGCCGTTATCTTCAACGGCATCATAACCCAGCGCCTCATTGACATAGTCAGCGAGAAGGGCGTCAAGTACCTTGTTGGAGCCAGGAAGGCCAACGTCGTCAGGAGGCCCATAGACCTCAAAATCCTCACCTTCGCCGAGTGA
- a CDS encoding toprim domain-containing protein has translation MLPENYKRFECLIGKLRDFGGVIIVEGRRDEVALRNLGVETGIIRLSRLPLAEVALIASQYHEVMILTDLDRKGEELARKLARYLEGYKCRVDTETREELKRIARKDIKGIEELAGLYEKVVSRF, from the coding sequence ATGTTGCCCGAAAACTATAAAAGATTTGAGTGCCTTATAGGCAAATTGCGAGACTTTGGTGGAGTTATCATCGTCGAAGGACGGCGAGACGAGGTGGCATTACGGAATTTGGGGGTCGAAACGGGAATAATAAGGCTCTCCCGCTTACCGCTGGCCGAAGTAGCTTTAATCGCTTCACAGTATCACGAAGTCATGATATTAACGGATCTGGATAGGAAGGGTGAAGAGCTGGCCAGGAAGCTGGCCCGCTATCTTGAGGGCTATAAGTGCCGTGTGGACACCGAAACCAGGGAAGAGCTCAAGAGAATCGCCAGAAAGGACATCAAGGGCATTGAGGAGCTGGCGGGCCTTTACGAAAAAGTCGTTTCCCGTTTCTGA
- a CDS encoding DUF2240 family protein encodes MEVLKDAVTLKGSNEFQKRELVAILSFRLKAMTPAEAKELIAKAVEKGVIEERDDLLVVHAERAEGPVDVFDEMVEHIARSLGWSAEDVLEELEEFSKRYGALDRKLVLYLLGVEKGVDMSGFKERLD; translated from the coding sequence GTGGAAGTCCTTAAGGATGCCGTAACCCTGAAGGGCTCTAACGAGTTCCAGAAGAGGGAACTCGTGGCAATCCTCTCCTTCAGGCTCAAGGCCATGACACCCGCCGAGGCCAAGGAGCTTATCGCAAAGGCCGTTGAGAAGGGCGTAATTGAGGAGAGGGACGACCTGCTGGTGGTTCACGCGGAGAGGGCGGAGGGGCCCGTTGACGTATTCGATGAGATGGTTGAGCACATAGCCCGCTCCCTTGGGTGGAGTGCCGAGGACGTGCTGGAGGAGCTTGAGGAGTTTTCCAAGAGGTACGGCGCTCTGGACCGAAAACTTGTTCTCTACCTCCTTGGAGTTGAAAAGGGCGTGGACATGTCCGGGTTTAAGGAGAGGCTTGACTGA
- a CDS encoding PaaI family thioesterase: MMQRTHRLTSPELVGKPVKVGPPEAEVELLTTEEMAVDEYGLVHGGFTFGLADYAAMLAVNEPTVVLGKAEVKFLKPVKVGEKLRARAKIGEDLGRKKLVNAEVLNEAGEKVFEGTFHCYVLEKHVLE; encoded by the coding sequence ATCATGCAGCGCACGCACAGGCTCACCTCTCCGGAGCTCGTTGGAAAACCCGTGAAAGTCGGGCCACCCGAGGCCGAGGTGGAACTTTTAACGACCGAAGAGATGGCCGTTGACGAGTACGGACTTGTTCACGGCGGCTTCACCTTCGGACTGGCCGACTACGCGGCGATGCTCGCTGTGAACGAGCCCACCGTCGTCCTCGGAAAGGCCGAGGTGAAGTTCCTCAAGCCGGTTAAGGTCGGGGAGAAGCTGAGGGCAAGGGCGAAAATCGGGGAAGACCTCGGAAGGAAGAAGCTTGTGAATGCCGAGGTGCTCAACGAAGCCGGAGAGAAGGTGTTCGAGGGGACTTTCCACTGCTACGTCCTGGAGAAGCACGTGCTCGAGTGA
- a CDS encoding PadR family transcriptional regulator codes for MMKRVILGFMGIHVLHHASKGEVTGKFMMEELGRHGYKTSPGTIYPLLHRMEDMGLLRSRTEVRNGRRVRLYRATPKGERLLEEAKERIRELCTEILGE; via the coding sequence ATGATGAAACGCGTGATCCTGGGCTTCATGGGGATTCACGTACTCCACCACGCCAGCAAAGGGGAAGTCACGGGAAAGTTCATGATGGAGGAGCTGGGGAGGCACGGCTATAAAACGAGCCCGGGAACTATATACCCCCTCCTCCACAGGATGGAGGATATGGGACTCCTGAGGAGCAGAACCGAGGTGAGGAACGGCAGGCGCGTGCGCCTCTACAGGGCTACACCGAAAGGGGAGAGGCTCCTCGAAGAGGCCAAGGAGAGGATTAGGGAGCTGTGCACTGAGATTCTGGGGGAGTGA
- a CDS encoding MFS transporter, giving the protein MENGEKGETGRKIFGISWNVFLLGIVSFLNDMSSEMINPIVPSYLTNVLKEGQLVSGSVMGAIESMSSLFKVAFGYVSDHFRKRKAFVFAGYALSTLAKGTLAFTRSWWDFLSLRALDRVGKGIRTAPRDALIAESSEKGKSGKSFGFHRMMDTLGAVAGPLAAIAVLELLKDLPKETMYRYVFLLSAVPGLISLLVIVLFVRDRGSEVKKKIKGISALRGRSLQLFLAVVAIGALGRYSYAFTLWKAQELGFTVVQGIAFYALFNLIYALSAYPLGVVSDSFGKKRLITIGFAVAALASLAFAYAKDLPTLMGAFVLYGIYIAIEDTIPRAYMADLAGEHEKGTVIGAYHTVFGVFVFPASVIAGWLWQTRSLELAFLYSTLMNALAFVMMFFVPESD; this is encoded by the coding sequence ATGGAGAACGGAGAGAAAGGTGAAACCGGGAGGAAAATCTTCGGAATCAGCTGGAACGTCTTTCTACTTGGAATAGTCAGCTTCCTGAACGACATGAGCAGCGAGATGATAAACCCCATAGTGCCCAGCTATCTGACGAACGTGCTGAAGGAGGGCCAGCTCGTCAGCGGCTCCGTGATGGGCGCGATTGAGAGCATGAGCTCCCTCTTCAAGGTGGCCTTTGGATACGTTAGCGATCACTTCAGGAAAAGAAAGGCGTTCGTGTTCGCTGGCTACGCGCTCTCGACCCTCGCCAAAGGAACCTTAGCCTTCACCCGCTCCTGGTGGGATTTTTTGAGTCTCAGGGCCCTCGACAGGGTCGGCAAGGGCATAAGGACGGCACCAAGGGACGCGCTCATAGCCGAATCCAGCGAGAAGGGGAAATCCGGGAAGTCCTTCGGCTTTCACAGGATGATGGACACGCTTGGGGCGGTAGCTGGACCCCTAGCGGCCATAGCCGTCCTTGAACTTCTGAAAGATCTCCCAAAGGAGACCATGTACCGCTACGTCTTCCTGCTTTCAGCGGTTCCGGGACTGATTTCGCTCCTCGTCATAGTCCTCTTCGTCAGGGACAGGGGGAGTGAGGTCAAAAAGAAGATAAAGGGCATATCCGCGCTGAGGGGCAGAAGCCTGCAGCTCTTCCTCGCGGTTGTCGCCATCGGGGCCCTCGGGAGGTACAGCTACGCCTTCACCCTCTGGAAGGCCCAGGAGCTTGGCTTTACCGTCGTCCAGGGGATAGCCTTCTACGCTCTCTTCAACCTCATCTACGCCCTCTCGGCATACCCCCTCGGAGTTGTCTCGGACAGCTTTGGGAAGAAGAGGCTGATTACCATAGGTTTCGCCGTTGCGGCGCTGGCTTCTCTGGCCTTCGCCTACGCGAAGGATCTGCCCACATTAATGGGTGCCTTCGTCCTCTACGGCATTTACATAGCGATAGAGGACACGATTCCGAGGGCATACATGGCCGACTTAGCCGGAGAGCACGAGAAGGGAACGGTGATAGGGGCCTACCACACCGTCTTCGGTGTCTTTGTCTTCCCGGCCTCCGTGATAGCCGGCTGGCTGTGGCAGACGCGCTCCCTTGAGCTGGCCTTCCTGTACTCCACCCTGATGAATGCCCTAGCTTTTGTCATGATGTTTTTCGTTCCCGAATCAGATTGA